The following coding sequences are from one Tautonia marina window:
- a CDS encoding serine/threonine-protein kinase, whose product MESSRAERPLPSTDRLAETLDLATAQAIERGDSTDHAPDSGSQIPQDGRPVEVVEGALDLSDETRLLLRVRLRAVAIILLSGFGAFFVRNQFLDTESAGVTLFVRIFHAVALVTQGAVIALLSERNDWSMRRLRQFEFALFSTALAFFGTLHFASTTRWIERGDTVIRNALASRTPADQETISALVQAAGRLIASVEMTVIYVMIVIILYGLFIPNTWRRAAIAVGLIFSITGLVQMSVMIRTAGRRSMVEQLATFEQISTNLLILFLSVLIAVYGTHLINALRVEAFEARRLGQYVLRGRIGGGGMGEVHLAEHKLLKRPCAIKLIRPDRAGDPVALRRFEQEVRAMARLTHWNTIEVYDYGRTEDGTFYYVMEYLRGLPLDTLVERHGPLDPGRVVYLLRQACDSLAEAHSAGMIHRDLKPANLVAAIRGGRCDVTKVLDFGLVKTAGSDQADPDADPGIDRLDVVTGTPLYMSPEQATGDPKLDLRSDLYALGAVAYYLLTGRPPHLGETPLQVMAAVAREPVTPPSQIHKTVPDDLEQVVLRCLAKDPLRRFPTAEALEQALAACSCARHWDAAAADSWWRSHEPETLARS is encoded by the coding sequence ATGGAATCGTCCCGAGCCGAGCGTCCGCTGCCCTCAACCGATCGACTGGCCGAAACCCTCGACCTGGCCACGGCGCAGGCGATCGAGCGCGGCGATTCGACCGACCACGCTCCGGACTCGGGCAGCCAGATCCCTCAGGACGGCCGACCGGTCGAGGTGGTGGAAGGGGCGCTCGACCTGTCGGACGAGACGCGGCTCTTGCTCCGGGTTCGGCTCAGGGCCGTGGCCATCATCTTGCTGTCGGGCTTCGGCGCCTTTTTCGTCCGGAATCAGTTTCTCGACACGGAATCCGCCGGGGTCACCCTGTTCGTCCGGATCTTTCACGCCGTGGCTCTGGTGACGCAGGGGGCGGTGATCGCCTTGCTCTCGGAGCGGAACGACTGGTCGATGCGTCGGCTCCGGCAGTTCGAGTTCGCCCTGTTCAGTACGGCCCTGGCCTTCTTTGGAACCTTGCACTTCGCCTCGACCACGCGTTGGATCGAGCGGGGCGATACCGTTATTCGCAATGCGCTTGCCAGCCGAACCCCGGCCGATCAGGAAACCATCAGCGCTCTGGTTCAGGCCGCCGGGCGCCTGATCGCCAGCGTCGAGATGACGGTCATCTATGTGATGATTGTGATCATTCTCTATGGTCTGTTCATTCCGAACACCTGGCGACGGGCCGCCATTGCCGTCGGCCTGATCTTCTCGATCACGGGCTTGGTGCAGATGTCGGTGATGATTCGGACCGCCGGCCGTCGGTCGATGGTCGAGCAACTGGCGACCTTCGAACAGATTTCGACCAACCTGCTGATCCTGTTCCTCTCGGTCCTGATCGCCGTCTACGGCACCCACCTGATCAACGCCTTGCGGGTCGAGGCCTTCGAGGCTCGCCGGCTCGGCCAGTATGTCTTGCGAGGCCGCATCGGCGGTGGCGGCATGGGAGAAGTGCACCTGGCCGAGCACAAGCTCTTGAAACGTCCCTGCGCGATCAAGCTCATCCGGCCCGACCGGGCGGGCGACCCGGTCGCCTTGCGACGGTTCGAGCAGGAAGTGCGCGCCATGGCCCGCCTGACCCACTGGAACACGATCGAGGTCTATGACTACGGCCGAACCGAGGACGGTACGTTCTATTATGTGATGGAATACCTGCGCGGTCTACCACTCGACACGCTGGTCGAACGCCACGGGCCGCTCGATCCCGGCCGTGTCGTCTACCTGCTCCGCCAGGCGTGCGACTCGCTGGCCGAGGCCCACTCGGCCGGGATGATCCACCGCGACCTGAAACCGGCGAACCTCGTTGCCGCCATCCGCGGAGGGCGCTGCGACGTGACCAAGGTCCTCGACTTCGGCCTGGTCAAGACCGCCGGCAGCGATCAGGCCGATCCCGACGCCGACCCTGGGATCGACCGGCTCGACGTGGTCACTGGCACACCGCTTTACATGTCTCCCGAACAGGCAACCGGCGACCCGAAGCTCGACCTTCGGAGCGATCTTTACGCCCTCGGCGCCGTCGCCTACTACCTGCTGACCGGCCGACCGCCGCACCTGGGAGAAACCCCCTTGCAGGTGATGGCAGCCGTCGCAAGAGAGCCGGTCACCCCTCCGTCTCAGATCCACAAGACCGTGCCGGACGATCTGGAGCAGGTCGTCCTCCGCTGCCTGGCCAAGGACCCGCTTCGTCGGTTCCCGACGGCCGAAGCCCTGGAACAGGCCCTCGCCGCCTGCTCCTGTGCCAGGCACTGGGATGCCGCCGCCGCCGACTCGTGGTGGCGTTCGCACGAACCCGAAACCCTGGCGAGATCGTGA
- a CDS encoding molybdenum ABC transporter ATP-binding protein, which yields MNDSLSLRNRGTPRADPPEPSGRIDGEHPSSTPAHLSPGGDLPMLEVVVRHRVHSGLLLDATVSIGREVVVLFGRSGAGKTSLLRLIAGLHQPDEGRVSLGGRVLFDRPSRICEPLRTRRIGMIFQHDRLFPHLSVAGNLQFGLVGWSKPKARDRVAEVAALCGVEGLLDRRPGTLSGGERQRVALARALAPRPELLLCDEPFSALDLDARDALVDRLRRIQRREGVPVLYVTHSPAEAVRLGDRLLILEGGRIVAEGPPSAVLRNRRSELTTEENGSPPVGSGSTSLRGVVVDHEDPSTRLAIDGGPDLIVPRLDRPIGTDVLISVPAEDIVLLVGPVGGLSARNLIPGTVERCVSLGPLTEVVVTSGAVRWRVSITTESADALALQPGVAVRMIVRARSVRVSPEGSSDPS from the coding sequence ATGAATGACTCCCTTTCCCTGAGGAACCGAGGAACCCCCCGCGCCGATCCTCCCGAACCTTCGGGACGGATCGACGGGGAGCATCCCTCCTCGACCCCTGCGCATCTCTCCCCGGGTGGTGACCTCCCAATGCTGGAGGTCGTCGTCCGGCATCGGGTGCATTCGGGGTTGCTCCTCGACGCAACCGTGAGCATCGGCCGCGAGGTGGTCGTGCTGTTCGGGCGGTCGGGGGCGGGGAAAACCAGCTTGCTCCGGCTGATCGCGGGGCTTCATCAACCTGACGAAGGACGGGTGAGCCTCGGCGGCCGGGTTCTGTTCGATCGGCCATCGCGGATCTGCGAGCCGCTGCGGACGCGACGGATCGGCATGATCTTCCAGCACGATCGACTCTTTCCTCATCTGAGCGTCGCCGGGAACCTCCAGTTTGGCCTCGTCGGTTGGTCGAAACCCAAGGCCCGCGATCGGGTGGCCGAGGTGGCAGCGCTCTGCGGGGTCGAGGGCTTGCTCGATCGGCGGCCGGGCACCCTTTCGGGAGGAGAGCGGCAGCGAGTGGCACTCGCCCGGGCTCTGGCACCGAGGCCGGAGCTGCTGCTCTGCGACGAGCCGTTCAGCGCCCTCGATCTGGACGCCCGAGACGCCCTGGTCGATCGTCTCCGCCGCATCCAGCGCCGCGAAGGGGTGCCGGTGCTTTACGTCACCCACAGCCCGGCCGAGGCCGTGCGCCTGGGTGATCGGTTGCTGATCCTCGAAGGCGGTCGGATCGTCGCCGAAGGCCCCCCGAGCGCGGTTTTGCGGAACCGGCGATCGGAGCTGACGACCGAGGAGAACGGATCGCCGCCGGTCGGCTCTGGATCGACCAGCCTCCGGGGGGTGGTGGTCGATCACGAGGACCCTTCAACCCGGCTGGCCATCGACGGCGGCCCCGACCTGATCGTCCCGAGGCTTGATCGCCCGATCGGGACCGACGTGCTGATTTCGGTCCCCGCCGAGGACATTGTCTTGCTGGTCGGGCCGGTAGGCGGGCTCAGTGCGCGGAACCTGATTCCCGGAACGGTCGAGCGCTGTGTCTCCCTTGGCCCCTTGACCGAGGTCGTTGTCACCTCCGGCGCGGTACGATGGCGTGTGAGCATCACGACCGAGTCGGCCGACGCCCTGGCGTTGCAACCGGGAGTCGCGGTTCGGATGATCGTCAGGGCACGAAGCGTTCGGGTCAGCCCCGAGGGATCTTCGGACCCCTCCTGA
- a CDS encoding class I SAM-dependent methyltransferase, with product MPRLASPLRLSLVLMLLLLAGPALAQQARKPANLPASQDHDHDHDDHHHHDGTYRGRVIAEVMSYLGANWLMRPTRVQEERPDEMLDSLKIEPGMTVADVGAGVGYHALKMAERVGPEGLVYATDVQPQMLRMLNQRARRAQISNVKPVLVTQDDPGLPAGEVDLILMVDVYHEVSDPEATLRGLRAALKPGGRLVLVEFRAEDPNVPIKPEHKMTIAQARAEVEPNGFRLKEVLDFLPWQHIIIFEKPEDAADADVPTAEPAAAETEPAPKP from the coding sequence ATGCCCCGCCTCGCATCGCCGCTTCGCCTGAGTTTGGTCCTGATGCTCCTGCTCCTGGCAGGTCCCGCGCTGGCCCAGCAGGCCCGCAAACCCGCCAACCTGCCCGCATCGCAGGACCACGACCACGACCACGACGATCATCACCATCACGACGGCACCTATCGCGGTCGAGTCATCGCCGAGGTGATGAGCTACCTCGGCGCCAACTGGTTGATGCGGCCCACCCGGGTGCAGGAGGAACGGCCCGACGAGATGCTCGACTCGCTGAAGATCGAGCCGGGCATGACCGTTGCCGACGTCGGCGCGGGGGTCGGCTATCACGCCCTGAAGATGGCCGAGCGCGTTGGGCCCGAGGGACTCGTCTACGCCACCGACGTGCAGCCGCAGATGCTCCGGATGCTCAACCAGCGGGCCAGGCGGGCGCAAATCTCCAACGTCAAACCCGTGCTCGTGACCCAGGACGACCCCGGCCTTCCTGCCGGCGAGGTTGACCTGATCTTGATGGTCGACGTCTACCACGAAGTTTCCGATCCCGAGGCCACGCTTCGCGGCCTCCGAGCCGCGTTGAAGCCCGGCGGTCGGCTCGTGCTCGTCGAGTTTCGCGCAGAGGACCCGAACGTTCCCATCAAGCCCGAGCACAAGATGACCATCGCCCAGGCCCGCGCCGAGGTCGAGCCCAACGGCTTCCGCCTCAAGGAAGTCCTCGACTTCCTCCCCTGGCAACACATCATCATTTTTGAGAAACCCGAAGACGCAGCCGATGCCGATGTCCCCACCGCGGAACCCGCGGCGGCCGAGACCGAACCTGCCCCCAAGCCCTGA
- a CDS encoding sulfatase-like hydrolase/transferase: MTHRASRPLLLGLGALIALALGGSSALAGGAPKQDRPNILWITCEDISPNVGCYGDPYAVTPNIDRLASEGVRYTNAFATIGVCAPARSTIITGMFPPSIGTQHMRCQGQLPEEVRCYPEYLRDVGYYCTNNVKTDYNFTHPPETWDESSNRATYRNRDEGQPFFAIFNFTSCHESQIRLPEAQYQERVADFTPDERHDPSKAPVPPYHPDTPAVRRDWARYADMITFMDKQVGELLQQLEDDGLADDTIVFFYSDHGAGMPRGKRWLYDSSTRVPFIVRFPEKYAHLAPAEAGETTDRLISFVDLAPTVLSLAGVEIPESMQGSAFLGEQEAEPRSYVHGFRDRMDERYDLLRMVRDKKYKYIRNFLPQMPYFHHQYIGYMYEMPTMRDWQTLADAGALNGPPAIFMTMGKPAEELYDVEIDPFEVNNLALDPEYRGTLDRLRGELRRWQTEIVDLGLLHEADMRTRFGSGSPYDGARRDPASYPIDRILDAADLASRNDPSDVATLAGLLDDTDPGIRWWGATGLAIRGTSSLPVAGRLVAALDDPSPWVRVAAADALCRLDRTDEAVAALIPAMADANDWVRLAAINVLDRLDDRAAAAEPSLRAALDDPNNYVVRVAEHAVEAFDEAE, from the coding sequence ATGACGCATCGAGCGAGCCGGCCCCTTTTGCTCGGCCTGGGAGCCCTGATCGCGCTGGCCCTTGGCGGATCGTCGGCCCTGGCCGGCGGCGCGCCAAAGCAGGATCGGCCGAACATCCTCTGGATCACCTGCGAGGACATTAGCCCGAACGTCGGCTGTTACGGCGACCCCTACGCGGTGACGCCGAACATCGACCGCCTGGCCTCGGAAGGGGTCCGATACACGAATGCCTTTGCCACGATCGGCGTCTGTGCCCCGGCCCGATCGACGATCATCACGGGGATGTTTCCGCCGTCGATCGGCACCCAGCACATGCGCTGCCAGGGCCAGTTGCCTGAGGAGGTTCGGTGCTACCCGGAGTACCTCCGGGACGTCGGATACTACTGCACCAACAACGTTAAAACCGATTATAATTTCACCCATCCCCCAGAGACCTGGGACGAGTCGAGCAACCGCGCCACGTACCGAAATCGAGACGAGGGGCAGCCGTTCTTCGCCATCTTCAATTTCACGAGCTGCCACGAGAGCCAGATCCGGCTTCCCGAAGCTCAGTACCAGGAACGCGTGGCCGACTTCACCCCCGACGAGCGTCACGACCCGTCGAAGGCCCCCGTCCCCCCCTATCACCCCGATACGCCGGCCGTTCGGCGCGACTGGGCCCGTTATGCCGACATGATTACCTTCATGGATAAACAGGTGGGGGAGCTGCTTCAGCAGCTCGAAGACGACGGCCTGGCCGACGACACCATCGTCTTCTTCTATTCCGACCACGGCGCGGGGATGCCTCGCGGCAAGCGTTGGCTCTACGATTCGAGCACTCGGGTGCCGTTCATCGTCCGCTTCCCCGAGAAGTACGCCCACCTGGCCCCGGCCGAAGCGGGGGAGACGACCGACCGGCTCATCAGCTTCGTGGACCTCGCGCCGACCGTCCTGAGCCTGGCGGGTGTTGAGATTCCCGAGTCCATGCAGGGCTCGGCCTTCCTCGGTGAGCAAGAGGCCGAACCGCGAAGTTATGTACATGGGTTCCGCGATCGGATGGACGAGCGCTACGACCTCTTGCGGATGGTCCGCGACAAGAAATACAAATACATCCGCAATTTTCTGCCGCAGATGCCCTATTTTCATCATCAGTATATTGGCTACATGTATGAGATGCCGACCATGAGGGACTGGCAAACTCTGGCCGATGCGGGGGCCTTGAATGGTCCTCCGGCGATCTTCATGACGATGGGGAAGCCAGCTGAGGAGCTTTACGACGTCGAGATCGATCCGTTCGAGGTGAACAACCTGGCCCTCGATCCCGAGTACCGCGGGACGCTCGACCGCTTGCGGGGCGAGTTGCGGCGCTGGCAGACGGAGATTGTCGATCTGGGCCTCCTGCACGAGGCCGACATGCGGACCCGGTTCGGCTCCGGATCGCCGTACGACGGGGCCAGGCGTGATCCGGCGAGCTATCCGATTGACCGCATCCTCGACGCCGCCGATCTGGCCAGTCGAAACGATCCCTCGGATGTGGCGACGCTGGCAGGATTGCTCGACGACACCGACCCGGGAATCCGCTGGTGGGGGGCGACGGGGCTGGCGATTCGGGGCACGTCGAGCCTGCCGGTGGCGGGGCGTCTGGTGGCCGCGCTGGACGACCCGAGCCCGTGGGTCCGGGTGGCCGCGGCCGATGCCCTCTGCCGCCTCGATCGGACGGACGAGGCGGTGGCCGCCTTGATTCCGGCGATGGCCGACGCGAACGACTGGGTCCGCCTGGCGGCAATCAACGTGCTGGATCGCCTTGACGATCGGGCGGCCGCGGCCGAGCCGTCGCTGAGGGCCGCGCTCGATGATCCCAATAATTATGTCGTGCGCGTGGCCGAACACGCGGTCGAGGCGTTCGACGAGGCCGAGTAA
- the modB gene encoding molybdate ABC transporter permease subunit, which produces MVVSIETIGPLLLSIRVALLATLAVVVVGLPMAILLARGRFPGKGLIMGIMTLPLVLPPTVLGYVLLLLLGRQGPIGKVLEGVFGGVPVFHWTGLVIAATVAAFPLFLLPARGAIEAVDPDLENAARLLGRRDASVLLRVTLPLAWRGLLAGALLAFARALGDFGASLMVAGDIPGRTRTAAMAIYDSVEAGQPANAAWLSALIASVAIVLLIVVNRVMPGSTEPRRTPLKSDR; this is translated from the coding sequence GTGGTGGTGAGCATCGAGACGATCGGGCCGTTGCTGCTGTCGATCCGGGTCGCGCTCCTGGCGACTCTGGCGGTGGTCGTCGTCGGTCTGCCGATGGCGATTCTGCTGGCCCGGGGGCGGTTTCCGGGCAAGGGGTTGATCATGGGAATCATGACGCTCCCCCTGGTCCTGCCGCCGACGGTCCTCGGCTACGTTCTCCTGCTCCTGCTCGGCCGACAGGGGCCGATTGGGAAGGTGCTGGAAGGCGTGTTCGGCGGGGTGCCGGTCTTCCACTGGACAGGCTTGGTGATCGCGGCGACGGTGGCGGCGTTTCCGTTGTTCCTGCTGCCGGCTCGGGGGGCGATCGAGGCGGTGGACCCGGACCTGGAGAACGCGGCCCGATTGCTCGGTCGCCGGGACGCAAGCGTCTTGCTCCGAGTGACGCTTCCGCTGGCCTGGCGAGGACTGCTGGCCGGGGCCTTGCTCGCCTTCGCCCGAGCCCTGGGAGACTTCGGCGCCTCGTTGATGGTCGCCGGCGATATTCCCGGCCGCACCCGCACCGCCGCCATGGCCATCTATGATTCGGTCGAGGCCGGTCAACCGGCCAACGCCGCCTGGCTCTCGGCCCTGATCGCCTCGGTCGCCATCGTTCTCTTGATCGTGGTCAATCGGGTTATGCCCGGCTCAACCGAACCGAGGCGCACGCCCTTGAAGTCGGACCGATGA
- a CDS encoding bifunctional 4-hydroxy-2-oxoglutarate aldolase/2-dehydro-3-deoxy-phosphogluconate aldolase, which yields MSREATLKRVLDCGIVAVVRSESGEQLADVVRALADGGVTAAEITFTVPDATEVIRVVRKALGDRIVLGAGTVLDPETARAALLAGAEFLVSPTVNTEVIRLCRRYDKAIMPGAFTPTEVLTAWEAGADIVKVFPADVGGPGYLKALRGPLPQVRVMPTGGVDLNTAESFLKAGACCLGVGSSMVEPEAIRTGNLDRLRSLAEQYVAIVRKFRGQ from the coding sequence ATGTCCCGCGAAGCGACTCTCAAGCGCGTGCTCGATTGCGGCATCGTGGCCGTCGTCCGATCCGAATCCGGCGAACAACTGGCCGACGTGGTCCGAGCCCTGGCCGATGGCGGCGTGACGGCCGCCGAGATCACCTTCACCGTCCCCGACGCGACCGAGGTGATCCGGGTCGTCCGCAAGGCGCTCGGCGATCGGATCGTGCTGGGAGCCGGCACCGTTCTCGATCCCGAGACCGCCCGCGCTGCCCTCTTGGCCGGGGCCGAGTTCCTCGTCTCGCCGACGGTCAACACCGAGGTCATCCGCCTCTGCCGGCGCTACGACAAGGCCATCATGCCCGGCGCCTTCACCCCGACCGAGGTCCTGACCGCCTGGGAAGCCGGCGCCGACATCGTCAAGGTCTTCCCCGCCGACGTTGGCGGCCCCGGCTACCTGAAGGCCCTGCGCGGCCCCCTGCCCCAGGTCCGCGTCATGCCCACCGGCGGCGTCGATCTGAACACGGCCGAATCCTTCTTGAAGGCCGGCGCCTGCTGCCTTGGCGTTGGTTCCTCGATGGTCGAACCCGAAGCGATCCGCACTGGCAATCTCGATCGCCTCCGCTCCCTCGCCGAGCAATACGTCGCCATCGTCCGCAAGTTCCGGGGCCAATAA
- a CDS encoding replication-associated recombination protein A, with amino-acid sequence MPREQTQSLFDEPDDDADALDVVDPNAPLADRMRPRSLDEFVGQEHVIGPGKMLRRLVEGSGRIPSMILWGPPGTGKTTLARLLSHRDRTRFAPLSAVLSGVKELREAIAKARDARRHFLHTLLFIDEIHRFNKGQQDALLPAVEDGTVTLLGATTENPSFEVNAALLSRCKTVILHPLDESQIVALLRRAIDDADRGLAALHPDVPDAELGRLARFSGGDVRVALSALESAVLSIAPGNDGKRRVDESTIVEALGRSRFAYDKGGEDHYNLASALIKSLRNSDANAALYWLARLIEGGADPVFIARRLCILASEDVGLADPNAMVQAHAAAEITRLIGLPEALYPLSQATLYLARAPKSNLVKRAYQAAAKDAAETANVPVPLHLRNAVTPLMASAGYGKGYRYVHDDPAARQAMTCLPDGLTGRSYVDPEELGGSTQDA; translated from the coding sequence ATGCCCCGTGAGCAGACCCAGAGCCTGTTCGACGAGCCCGACGACGACGCCGACGCCCTCGACGTCGTCGATCCCAACGCCCCGCTGGCCGATCGAATGCGCCCTCGGTCGCTCGACGAGTTCGTCGGCCAGGAGCATGTGATCGGCCCCGGGAAGATGCTCCGCAGGCTGGTCGAGGGGTCGGGGCGAATTCCGTCGATGATCCTCTGGGGGCCTCCCGGCACGGGCAAGACCACCCTGGCGCGGTTGCTCTCGCACCGAGACCGCACCCGGTTTGCCCCGCTCTCGGCCGTGCTGTCGGGGGTGAAGGAGTTGCGCGAGGCGATTGCGAAGGCCCGCGACGCTCGCCGCCACTTTTTGCACACGCTTTTATTCATCGATGAGATTCACCGCTTCAACAAAGGCCAGCAAGACGCCCTCTTGCCTGCCGTCGAGGACGGGACGGTGACGCTCCTGGGCGCGACGACCGAGAACCCGTCGTTCGAGGTCAACGCCGCCTTGCTCTCTCGGTGCAAGACGGTCATCCTCCACCCGCTCGACGAATCGCAGATCGTGGCCCTGCTGCGCCGGGCGATCGACGATGCCGATCGCGGCCTCGCCGCGCTCCATCCCGACGTGCCCGATGCCGAGTTGGGGCGCCTGGCCCGCTTTTCCGGCGGCGATGTGCGCGTGGCCCTCTCCGCCCTCGAATCCGCCGTGCTGTCGATCGCGCCGGGCAACGACGGCAAACGACGCGTGGACGAATCCACCATCGTCGAGGCCCTCGGCCGCTCGCGATTCGCCTACGACAAGGGTGGGGAAGACCATTACAACCTGGCGTCGGCTCTGATCAAAAGTTTGCGGAATTCCGATGCCAACGCCGCCCTCTACTGGCTGGCCCGCCTGATCGAAGGGGGGGCCGATCCGGTCTTCATCGCCCGTCGGCTTTGCATTCTCGCCAGCGAAGATGTGGGTTTGGCCGATCCGAACGCGATGGTCCAGGCCCACGCCGCAGCCGAAATCACCCGTCTGATCGGCTTGCCTGAGGCGCTTTATCCCCTCTCGCAGGCAACCCTCTATCTGGCCCGTGCTCCCAAGTCGAACCTGGTGAAACGGGCTTACCAGGCCGCGGCGAAGGATGCCGCCGAGACGGCAAACGTCCCCGTGCCGCTCCACTTGCGCAACGCCGTGACGCCGTTGATGGCCTCGGCCGGATATGGCAAGGGATACCGATACGTCCACGACGACCCGGCCGCCCGCCAGGCCATGACCTGCCTGCCCGACGGGCTCACCGGGCGATCCTACGTCGATCCCGAGGAACTCGGCGGATCGACGCAGGACGCTTGA
- a CDS encoding DUF488 domain-containing protein: protein MAAPRQIWTVGYGAWAAPVRADRLVKALADRGITRLVDVRLAPCSADLDPQRTYGPRAWHLQPGDAGIVALLKQSGIAYEWIVELGNPQRQDPSMAVLRSHLADPSGDWPVHRGLARLADRVREPGAVVCLLCACAEANRCHRTVIATALNDRFFSDELEVVSVVGSRQ from the coding sequence ATGGCGGCGCCTCGGCAGATCTGGACCGTTGGCTACGGCGCGTGGGCGGCCCCGGTGCGGGCCGATCGCCTGGTGAAGGCGCTGGCCGATCGCGGGATCACCCGGCTGGTCGATGTGCGGCTCGCTCCGTGCTCGGCCGACCTCGACCCGCAACGGACCTACGGACCCCGGGCCTGGCACCTGCAACCGGGAGACGCGGGGATCGTGGCCTTGCTCAAGCAATCAGGGATTGCGTATGAGTGGATTGTCGAACTGGGCAACCCGCAGCGGCAGGACCCGAGCATGGCCGTCTTGCGATCTCATCTGGCCGACCCCTCGGGCGACTGGCCCGTGCATCGCGGCCTGGCCCGCCTGGCCGATCGGGTCCGGGAACCGGGGGCGGTGGTCTGCCTGCTCTGTGCCTGCGCCGAGGCGAACCGGTGCCATCGAACCGTGATCGCAACGGCACTCAACGATCGGTTCTTCTCGGATGAGCTGGAGGTCGTTTCCGTAGTAGGCAGTAGGCAGTAG
- a CDS encoding STAS domain-containing protein has product MSDAFEPQFVAEDVNHATVARLKAREIRHPEVAVELGSQLRSLVEQHQRTRIVVDLQDTRYLSSTAFATLLNLGRLLQQHQGKMALCNLDPDVMVGARIIGIAQVAPIFDSEAEAIAHVSA; this is encoded by the coding sequence ATGTCCGACGCATTCGAGCCCCAGTTCGTCGCCGAGGATGTGAATCACGCCACGGTTGCTCGTCTCAAGGCCCGGGAAATTCGCCATCCCGAGGTGGCCGTCGAGCTCGGTTCTCAGCTCCGGTCGCTGGTGGAGCAGCATCAACGAACCCGGATTGTCGTCGATTTGCAAGACACCCGATACCTCAGCAGTACCGCGTTTGCGACCCTGCTGAACCTCGGCCGGTTGCTTCAGCAACACCAGGGGAAGATGGCCCTCTGCAACCTCGATCCCGATGTCATGGTCGGAGCCCGGATCATCGGCATCGCTCAGGTCGCTCCCATCTTCGACTCCGAAGCCGAAGCCATCGCCCACGTCTCGGCCTGA